In Syntrophales bacterium, a single window of DNA contains:
- the tadA gene encoding tRNA adenosine(34) deaminase TadA gives MKNNDEGFIRLALEEARAAYAAGEVPVGAVITRGDDILAKAHNSSIVMNDPSAHAEIVAIRKAGGKIGNYRLAGTTLYVTLEPCVMCAGAIIQARISRVVFGTDDPQNGGVISLYGILDDKRLNHSVKITGGILKDECAEILSRFFREKRVKPLTL, from the coding sequence ATGAAAAACAACGATGAAGGGTTCATCAGGCTTGCGCTCGAAGAGGCAAGGGCAGCGTATGCAGCCGGAGAGGTTCCTGTCGGTGCTGTAATCACCCGGGGAGATGATATACTCGCTAAGGCGCACAACAGCTCCATCGTGATGAATGATCCCTCTGCTCATGCGGAGATTGTGGCTATCCGCAAAGCCGGGGGTAAGATCGGAAATTATCGCCTTGCCGGGACAACACTTTACGTAACTCTTGAGCCATGTGTTATGTGTGCCGGAGCTATAATACAGGCAAGGATTTCGAGGGTTGTATTTGGCACAGATGATCCCCAAAATGGGGGGGTGATTTCTCTTTATGGCATCCTTGACGATAAAAGACTCAATCATTCCGTAAAGATAACAGGTGGCATTCTGAAGGATGAGTGTGCCGAGATTTTGAGTAGATTTTTTCGTGAAAAGAGGGTAAAACCGCTCACTTTGTAA
- a CDS encoding energy transducer TonB, protein MLSKKLVLTFVSFSLAIHIAILTAVGIIDGRRNHQISFFTVDLKEQLKDDESITNKERESNSPTGHADTKDKFKGTINSIRHEKEDTVNLGRDTKYYSYLTKLKENIKKNWLYPKQAYIRKEEGTTVVKFSIVEDGSLIDICIIASSGFKSLDTEALNVVKLCAPYTPLPKNFNLSKLNIVANFQYGLAD, encoded by the coding sequence ATGCTTTCAAAAAAATTAGTGCTTACATTCGTGTCGTTTTCTCTGGCCATACATATCGCCATTCTAACAGCGGTAGGAATAATTGATGGGCGGAGAAATCATCAGATAAGCTTTTTTACAGTCGACTTAAAAGAACAATTGAAAGACGACGAAAGTATAACGAATAAAGAAAGAGAGAGTAATTCGCCCACTGGACATGCAGACACTAAGGATAAGTTTAAGGGAACTATCAACTCTATACGGCATGAAAAAGAAGATACAGTCAATCTCGGGAGGGATACAAAGTACTATTCTTACCTTACGAAATTGAAAGAAAATATAAAGAAGAACTGGCTATATCCCAAACAGGCTTATATCCGGAAGGAAGAGGGAACCACCGTTGTTAAATTCTCCATTGTAGAAGATGGATCCCTCATAGACATTTGCATAATCGCATCTTCCGGATTCAAATCTCTTGACACGGAGGCACTCAATGTTGTCAAATTATGTGCCCCTTACACTCCCCTTCCTAAAAACTTCAATCTGTCAAAACTTAATATAGTGGCAAATTTTCAGTACGGGCTGGCCGATTGA
- a CDS encoding MFS transporter, giving the protein MNNERKIIYFTCVGHFFFHFYELVFPALAIPLMISLKMTLPEVLKLSFFMYLLMGLGALPWGIVSDHYGNRRSLVIFFIGTGTGAILTAFSDSGTSIMLSLAIIGFFASIYHPAGMGLISLGTRNRGMALGINGVAGNIGLATAPFAAGLLNWLVGWQITYLLIGLFSIFWGIILYFKKIDETPITHDNENMTTTGANNNYLKYFLILCVVMTLAGLTYRANSVVLPAYLEFKASFLWKLFQSADITNIEGTKTMAATLLASSIYAVGVFGQLAGGKLADKYDLRWLYLIFHGLSLPFLIFMGILSEQFLVVSAGFYLFFALGMQPIENSLVAKFTPNRWRSTGYGIKFILTFGVGSTAVYLVGWIRELWSLNVVYFFSGGIVTLILLCITCLIFFSRGITCKNIP; this is encoded by the coding sequence ATGAACAACGAGAGAAAAATTATATATTTTACCTGCGTAGGCCACTTCTTTTTTCATTTTTATGAACTGGTATTCCCGGCTTTGGCTATCCCTCTTATGATTTCATTAAAGATGACCCTGCCGGAAGTGCTGAAATTGAGCTTCTTCATGTATCTGTTGATGGGATTGGGTGCACTGCCCTGGGGGATTGTTTCCGATCATTACGGCAATCGCAGGAGTCTGGTAATTTTTTTCATTGGAACAGGTACGGGAGCAATCCTGACCGCCTTTTCAGACTCTGGAACATCGATCATGTTATCCCTCGCTATTATAGGTTTTTTTGCAAGTATTTATCATCCGGCCGGAATGGGCCTGATTTCTCTTGGTACACGAAACAGGGGTATGGCCCTCGGCATCAACGGGGTTGCGGGTAACATAGGGCTTGCTACCGCTCCCTTTGCAGCAGGCTTATTAAATTGGTTGGTTGGATGGCAGATAACGTATTTACTGATCGGACTGTTCAGCATTTTCTGGGGAATTATCCTCTACTTTAAGAAAATTGATGAAACACCGATAACGCACGATAACGAGAACATGACAACCACCGGAGCGAACAATAATTACCTTAAGTACTTCCTGATCTTATGCGTGGTTATGACACTTGCCGGATTAACTTACAGGGCAAACAGTGTAGTTCTGCCCGCTTATCTTGAATTCAAGGCAAGTTTTCTCTGGAAACTTTTCCAAAGTGCGGACATTACCAATATTGAAGGGACAAAGACCATGGCGGCCACACTGCTGGCTTCATCCATTTATGCGGTTGGCGTCTTCGGACAACTTGCCGGCGGAAAACTGGCCGACAAATACGATCTTCGCTGGCTTTATCTGATCTTTCACGGACTGAGTCTGCCATTTCTTATCTTTATGGGTATCTTAAGTGAACAATTCCTGGTGGTCTCTGCCGGATTTTACCTCTTTTTTGCTCTTGGTATGCAGCCAATCGAGAACAGCCTGGTTGCTAAATTTACACCGAACAGATGGAGAAGTACCGGCTACGGGATAAAATTTATCCTCACCTTTGGAGTGGGGTCTACAGCTGTCTATTTAGTCGGCTGGATAAGGGAGTTATGGAGCCTCAACGTAGTCTATTTTTTTTCAGGGGGAATCGTCACACTCATACTGCTTTGCATAACATGCCTTATCTTTTTTTCACGGGGAATAACCTGCAAAAATATTCCCTAA
- a CDS encoding 2-oxoacid:acceptor oxidoreductase family protein: MERCRIIFAGSGGQGIITAAIILAEAAVLYEGLNAVQSQSYGPEARGGSCRSDVIIADSDILFPKVIQPNVLACLSQEAYNKFSGFIRPGGLLLTDSHYIKQEKKVDARQVELDMYEEVMDKIGTPIVLNICMIGALIHLTQLIKPESIRKVLERRIPVDFFSASKEALELGVKLVKNLDR, translated from the coding sequence ATGGAAAGATGCAGGATTATTTTCGCTGGCTCAGGGGGACAGGGTATAATAACAGCAGCGATAATACTTGCTGAAGCAGCAGTTCTATATGAGGGTTTAAATGCGGTACAGTCCCAGTCGTATGGTCCGGAGGCCAGAGGAGGGAGCTGCCGTTCTGACGTCATCATCGCAGATTCAGACATTCTCTTTCCCAAGGTTATCCAGCCAAATGTCCTTGCGTGTCTGTCTCAGGAAGCATATAACAAATTCTCTGGTTTTATAAGGCCCGGTGGTCTTTTATTGACTGATAGTCATTATATCAAGCAGGAAAAAAAAGTTGATGCAAGACAGGTAGAACTTGATATGTATGAAGAAGTGATGGATAAGATAGGAACGCCAATTGTCCTTAATATTTGCATGATTGGCGCCTTGATTCATCTTACCCAGTTGATTAAGCCAGAATCGATCAGAAAAGTACTTGAGAGAAGAATCCCTGTTGATTTTTTTAGTGCAAGTAAAGAAGCCCTGGAGTTGGGTGTGAAGTTGGTGAAAAATCTTGACCGTTAA
- a CDS encoding 2-oxoacid:ferredoxin oxidoreductase subunit beta, with protein MAVKDYIRERFFPHIWCPGCGHGTIMNCMIRAIESTGIKKNDIVLVSGIGCSSRICGYLDFHTLHTLHGRALAFATGVKLSRPELTLIVPMGDGDALAIGGNHLIHAARRNIDITAIIMNNSVYGMTGGQYSPTTGYGNFSATAPYGNIDQSFDIVKLALGAGASFVARTTTYHVTSTIEILEKAIAHKGFSVVEIISQCPVYFGRKNEFASAVNMLKYYRTHTTPIGSKMKKKYPELIERGIFIQEERPEYCSEYDKIIEKAHKER; from the coding sequence ATGGCAGTGAAAGATTACATAAGGGAAAGGTTCTTTCCTCATATCTGGTGTCCAGGCTGCGGTCACGGTACTATAATGAACTGCATGATCCGGGCAATAGAAAGTACAGGGATAAAGAAAAATGACATTGTGCTCGTTTCGGGAATCGGATGTTCCTCCCGGATCTGCGGATATCTCGATTTTCATACCCTGCATACGCTGCACGGAAGAGCCCTTGCTTTTGCAACGGGTGTCAAGCTCAGCAGGCCGGAGCTTACATTAATCGTTCCCATGGGTGATGGCGATGCCCTCGCAATCGGCGGCAATCACCTTATTCATGCGGCAAGGCGTAATATTGACATCACCGCCATTATCATGAACAATAGTGTCTACGGCATGACAGGTGGCCAGTATTCGCCGACAACCGGGTATGGCAACTTTTCGGCTACCGCCCCTTATGGCAATATAGATCAATCATTTGATATCGTTAAGCTTGCCCTGGGTGCCGGTGCTTCGTTTGTAGCCAGGACAACGACCTACCATGTAACCTCGACAATAGAGATTCTGGAAAAAGCCATTGCGCATAAGGGGTTTTCAGTCGTAGAGATCATATCCCAATGCCCCGTCTATTTCGGCAGAAAGAACGAATTTGCCAGTGCAGTTAATATGCTTAAGTATTACAGAACACATACAACCCCGATAGGCAGCAAGATGAAAAAGAAATACCCGGAACTGATTGAAAGGGGGATATTTATTCAGGAAGAGCGGCCGGAGTATTGTTCTGAATATGATAAGATTATAGAAAAGGCGCATAAAGAAAGGTAA
- a CDS encoding 2-oxoacid:acceptor oxidoreductase subunit alpha: protein MKKNILFVQGNEACVEGALYAGLDFFAGYPITPSTEIAELLSYRLPQNGGKFIQMEDEISSMCAIIGASLTGKKVMTATSGPGFSLKQEAIGFAVMTETPCVVVNVQRGGPSTGLPTSGSQGDVMQARWGTHGEHAIITLTASNNQDVFAMTVEAFNLSETFRTPVILLFDEVVAHTRERLIMPEQGEINVVERLKTSVKGGTDYHPYLPREDGRLPMSDFGGIHRFNVTGLMHDMWGFPSTNPKIVYGLMHHLVDKIQGHTEEITRIKEFFVDDADYLLISYGSSARTALHVVRNRRARGEKLGLLELQTLWPFPVDAVKRRCATADYVIVVEMNMGQILHEVKKASDNPDKVFLANQINGSFITPTDVLNILRIIQGKGS from the coding sequence ATGAAAAAAAATATCCTTTTTGTTCAGGGCAACGAAGCCTGTGTTGAGGGAGCCCTTTATGCAGGTCTTGACTTTTTTGCAGGGTATCCAATTACTCCTTCGACGGAGATCGCAGAATTACTCTCTTATCGGCTTCCACAGAATGGGGGGAAGTTTATCCAGATGGAAGATGAGATTTCCTCCATGTGCGCTATAATCGGGGCCTCTCTTACCGGGAAAAAGGTCATGACGGCGACCAGTGGGCCGGGTTTTTCCCTGAAACAGGAAGCAATCGGTTTTGCTGTGATGACCGAAACCCCCTGTGTCGTAGTAAATGTTCAGAGGGGAGGCCCTTCCACAGGTCTTCCCACCAGTGGGAGCCAGGGAGATGTCATGCAGGCGCGGTGGGGAACACACGGAGAACATGCCATCATTACCCTGACAGCGTCGAATAATCAAGATGTGTTTGCCATGACCGTCGAGGCTTTCAACCTCTCTGAGACCTTCAGAACCCCGGTTATTTTACTTTTTGATGAAGTTGTTGCCCATACCAGGGAAAGGTTAATAATGCCGGAGCAAGGAGAGATCAATGTGGTGGAAAGACTGAAGACATCCGTAAAAGGAGGAACTGACTATCACCCTTATCTTCCGAGGGAAGACGGTCGGCTTCCAATGTCTGATTTTGGTGGTATCCATCGGTTTAATGTTACCGGGTTGATGCATGACATGTGGGGGTTCCCGTCCACCAATCCGAAGATCGTATATGGATTAATGCACCATCTGGTAGACAAGATACAGGGTCATACGGAAGAAATCACCAGGATAAAGGAATTCTTTGTTGACGATGCAGACTATCTCCTGATCTCTTATGGGTCATCTGCCAGGACAGCCCTTCATGTCGTGAGAAACAGGAGGGCAAGAGGTGAAAAGCTTGGACTGCTGGAACTACAGACCCTCTGGCCATTTCCTGTCGATGCCGTCAAGAGAAGGTGTGCCACTGCTGATTACGTTATTGTGGTCGAGATGAATATGGGTCAGATCCTTCATGAGGTGAAAAAGGCTTCGGATAATCCTGACAAAGTATTTCTTGCTAACCAGATCAACGGAAGCTTCATTACCCCGACGGATGTTCTGAACATCCTGAGAATCATCCAGGGGAAGGGATCCTGA
- a CDS encoding 4Fe-4S binding protein, whose amino-acid sequence MTEKGEKMPVINREWCKGCRICVEFCPEHALAMDDMEKATLAYPEKCTGCKMCELRCPDLAIELK is encoded by the coding sequence ATGACTGAGAAGGGGGAAAAGATGCCTGTTATCAACAGGGAGTGGTGCAAGGGATGCAGAATCTGTGTGGAGTTCTGTCCGGAACATGCATTGGCCATGGATGACATGGAAAAGGCTACGCTTGCCTATCCGGAAAAGTGCACCGGCTGTAAGATGTGTGAGCTTCGCTGTCCTGATCTTGCAATAGAACTAAAATAA
- the def gene encoding peptide deformylase, which yields MQNTKIWTLWKDEKINDEEARLLTNPSDEIPIPFDDEGKKDIETLVNAFLERDDAFGLAAPQIGISKRIVAFRTRGLDEKTPIRSEDDYDVLINPRITQSRGEMAKGTEGCLSCPEVQVEVSRFTEIKVRAYDIHGKKISKRYTGFLARIVQHELDHLDGKLVVDQDGTLYYPKKKQEFFEKIFFDR from the coding sequence ATGCAAAATACTAAAATCTGGACATTATGGAAAGACGAAAAGATCAATGATGAAGAAGCAAGGCTTTTAACAAACCCGTCAGATGAAATTCCCATTCCGTTTGATGATGAAGGCAAAAAAGATATAGAAACGCTTGTCAATGCCTTTCTCGAAAGGGACGATGCCTTCGGTCTTGCTGCTCCGCAGATCGGGATAAGTAAAAGAATTGTTGCCTTCAGGACGAGGGGACTTGATGAGAAGACCCCGATCAGAAGCGAAGATGACTATGATGTTCTAATTAACCCCCGTATTACCCAGAGCCGGGGAGAAATGGCGAAAGGAACCGAGGGGTGTCTTTCATGTCCTGAAGTACAGGTTGAGGTAAGCAGATTTACCGAAATAAAGGTCAGGGCCTATGATATTCACGGGAAGAAGATAAGCAAGCGGTACACCGGTTTTCTTGCTCGTATCGTGCAGCACGAACTCGATCATCTTGACGGGAAACTTGTAGTTGACCAGGATGGAACACTGTACTATCCCAAGAAAAAACAGGAATTCTTCGAAAAAATATTTTTTGACAGATAA
- a CDS encoding coproporphyrinogen III oxidase family protein, which translates to MIDLIGELITKKARREFARTLNFSKEEKPAIPPCDSKQIRLLYAHIPFCEKLCPYCSFNRVVFEKTLCRNYFDALRREVLLYKENGYDFDGLYVGGGTPTILMDELEETLKLIRDCFKIREISVETNPNHLTEINIKSLKRAGVNRLSVGVQSFDDGLLKAMDRYGKYGSGEAIAEQLYATLGHFDTLNADMIFNFSSQTPEMLNRDLDILVEMEIDQVTYYPLMVSDSTRKTITTNLGRVNYHKEKRFYHQIVERLTRHYRLSSAWCFSRKDSMIDEYIVNYDEYAGLGSGSIGYLNGTCYANTFNIGKYIDQVNRGEIPLMASRRFTKKEQVRYDFLMKLFGMELDTAPLRKKYGADFYQYIWYDIFASFLIGGLRYRRGRFYLTNRGRYYWVIMMREFFTAVNNFRDFCLAETTINKE; encoded by the coding sequence ATGATAGATTTGATAGGTGAATTGATAACTAAGAAGGCCCGGCGGGAATTCGCAAGGACATTAAACTTTAGCAAAGAAGAAAAACCTGCTATTCCTCCGTGTGACTCAAAACAGATTCGCCTTCTTTATGCTCACATTCCATTTTGCGAGAAGCTTTGCCCCTACTGTTCCTTTAACCGTGTCGTCTTTGAGAAAACTCTCTGCCGTAATTATTTTGATGCCCTCAGAAGAGAAGTGCTGCTCTACAAAGAAAACGGTTATGATTTTGACGGGCTGTACGTAGGCGGAGGGACGCCTACCATCCTGATGGATGAGCTGGAGGAGACGCTTAAACTGATCAGGGATTGTTTTAAAATTCGAGAAATTTCTGTAGAGACCAATCCAAATCACCTGACGGAAATAAATATTAAATCTTTGAAGCGGGCTGGTGTAAACCGCCTATCCGTGGGCGTACAGAGTTTTGACGACGGTCTCTTGAAGGCAATGGATCGATACGGCAAATATGGAAGCGGCGAGGCGATTGCTGAACAATTGTACGCTACACTAGGGCACTTTGATACACTGAATGCGGACATGATCTTCAATTTTTCTTCCCAGACACCTGAAATGCTGAACAGAGACCTCGATATCCTTGTCGAAATGGAAATTGATCAAGTCACGTACTATCCGTTGATGGTTTCCGATTCCACACGAAAGACTATCACAACAAATCTCGGTCGAGTAAACTACCATAAGGAAAAGCGATTTTACCATCAGATCGTGGAGCGGCTGACCAGGCACTATCGTCTGTCATCGGCCTGGTGTTTCTCCAGGAAAGATTCAATGATCGACGAATATATTGTGAACTATGATGAGTATGCGGGTCTCGGGAGCGGTTCTATCGGGTATTTGAACGGCACGTGTTATGCGAATACTTTTAATATCGGGAAATATATTGATCAGGTAAACCGGGGAGAGATTCCCCTTATGGCTTCCCGTCGCTTCACAAAGAAGGAACAGGTGCGCTATGATTTTTTGATGAAACTCTTTGGTATGGAACTTGATACCGCTCCTTTACGGAAAAAGTATGGTGCAGATTTTTATCAGTATATCTGGTATGATATTTTCGCATCGTTTTTAATTGGCGGCCTCCGTTATAGGAGAGGCAGATTTTATCTGACAAACAGGGGCAGGTATTACTGGGTTATCATGATGCGGGAGTTTTTCACTGCGGTGAACAACTTTCGGGATTTTTGCCTTGCCGAGACGACAATAAACAAGGAATGA